A stretch of DNA from bacterium:
CTCCCCATGCCGAGCCTGGCACTCGGAACAGGGAACCTCGGACTAGTCGTGCGCGCCGGGATTGCGATGGGGTTCTAGCCACGAGCATGTTAACCGCTGCCGCCGGCAGGTTCCAGATGGATGCCCTTGCAGCCGCGGTGCGCCTGGCGGCCGGGGCGGATTGCGACTCCGGCGGCTGGGGCGTGGCTCACTGCTATGGCAATCGATTGGAGACAATCAGATCTGCGCAGCCCTGCGCAAAGGACCCGGATTTCGGCACGTTGGGTGAGATTCGCACCGACATGGCCTTGATCTGCATGGGAGGAATGACCCCGGCATCACCGCGCGAACTCAGACCGTATCTCAGGCGCGAGGCCGGTCGTGTCTGGGCATTCGCTCATTCTGGTCTCATCGGCTGCGAGGACCGTCTCGACACCGGCGGTCGGATCACTGATTCCCGGGACCCGAGCGAGCGGTACTTCCTGTATCTACTGAACAAGCTGGACGATGCGTCCCCGGTTGAGTCACTCAGCAGCGCCCTCACCGCGCTCGGGGAACAGGATTCGCTGTCGTTCTGCCTGGCCAGCGCAGAAATGATGCTGGTCGGTTGCTGGCACGGCGGCGGATCGGATGCGACCGGGCAACTGTGGACGGGAGAAGGCGAGTTGGCAAGGTACTTCAGCACCAAGCCGCTCGGTTCCCTGCCCGAGGTCCGGTGGATAGCCATGCCGAACCACAACGTGCTCGCCATCACCCGTTCCCGACGCGAGCTGCCCTAGCCTACAACGGCACAAGAAGCCGCGAGTCCGTTTTCCTGCCGCGATGGACGTACCGACAAAACAAAAGCGGCCCTGAGGCCGCCAATCTCGAACCGGCGTCCGGCTATTTCCGAACTGGAGTGTTGGAGGTGCGTTGCCCGAATTCCACCAACTCGCGGAACCCCTTGGGGTCAGCCGCTGAGGCGATGGCGGTCTCGTACGTAACTTTGCCGGCGCGATACAGCTCTGCCAAGTAGGCGTCAAACGAAATGCTGCCCTCAGCCTGGCTCGTCTGGATGGCCGACGCCAAGTGCTCGGTTTTGCGCTCGCGGATGAGGTTACGCACGGCGGGCGTTGCCATCATCACTTCGTAGCAGCCGACGCGTCCTTTGCCGCCGGCCTTAAGCAGGAGACGTTGGGAAATCACGGCGAGCAGCGATAGTGAGAACTGAATACGAATCTGGTCGCGGATTTCAGGCGGGAAGATGTCGATGAACCGGGTAATGGTCTCCGGCGCGTTGGTGGTGTGAAGAGTGCCAATCACCAAGTGGCCTGACTCGGCGGCCCAGATGGTTGCCTCCGATGTCGCAAGGTCTCGGATTTCCGCAACGAGGATGACGTTGGGGTTTGAACGCAAGCCCTTCATGACTGCCTCACGGAATGACGACACGTCAACGCCGACCTCACGTTGTGTGATCAGTCCGTTCTTGTGGTCGTGAGCGAACTCGATGGGGTCTTCGATCGTAAGCACGTGGCGGGGGCTTTCCAGGATGTAGTCCACGAAAGTGGCCTGCGTCGTGGTTTTGCCCATGCCGGTCGGTCCCGTCACGAGGATGAGTCCGTGCGGCCGATCGAGCAGATTCTTGATGCGGGGTATGAGGTGAGGTACCGAGAAGAGCTCTTCGAACGAGAGAATGCGGCGAGGGATGAGCCGCAGGGCCATGCCGAAGTACCCCTTCTGTTTATACACGGCCACGCGGAACCGCGCCATGTTGCGGAAGTTGAGCGCGAAGTCACCGCCGCCACCGTTGTCAATCTGGGCGCGCAGGTGTCGCAGGTCCTTGGTCGCGATGTTCTTGAAGCTGTCGGTCATGTCCGGTGTCAGAACCGGACATCCCTCGATCGGGTGGAGGTAGCCGTCAATTCGGAGCGTCGGTGGACGCCCCACAGTGAGGTGCAGGTCGGATGCGTTCCGCTTGATGCACTCGGCCAGGAGTGAATCGAAGAACTCTTCGTCGGTCATAACCTGACATTACTATAAGGTCTGCCCACTCGGAGTCAAGTTTTTGTTGTGGCCACGGGTGGATGCCCGGCGACATAGGTGTCCCTGCCGGGTCTATCCACGAAGCTCAACGAGGCGGTCTGGACTGCAGCCGGCGGTGGGTTGCAGGGCAAGTCACACTACCTGTTGACTGGCTTCGGTTGCGTCCAAGCCCCCAGTCACGAGAGGCTCCTCATTGCCTATCCGGTTCGGGCACGCGTCGGGTGGCCCGTGCCCGTCAGATTGGCAATCCCGGTTTTCGTTTCGTTAACGTGCTGAGAGGATGAAACGCAATGCCCACAACACGTTGTCTTTGGTGGCGTCATTGATTCCAGGATTGACGAATTTGTCGCGGTAGGTCCCATGGTTTCTTGACAGTACGCTGCTATGGAATTATCATGATAGTCCGCCCATGGCAACATCCAGTAACTCGTCTGAGCTGCTTCGGCAGATTGAGACGCTCAGCGGTCAGGCCGTCGCCGACTGCTACCAGTGTGGCTGCTGTACGTCGGGATGTCCGATTGGCGAAGCAATGGACCCGCCGCCCAGCAAGGCAATCAGATTGCTGCAGTTAGGCAAGGTCGGTGAGCTGCTGGAGTCGGGGGGAATCTGGCTGTGCGCGAGTTGTCTCGTCTGCGGGACCCGCTGCCCACGGGCCGTTGACTACGCCCGCATTGCCGAGGCCTGCCGAGTGCTTATCCTTCGTTCCAAGCAGAGCCGAGTGGATCCCGACACCGTGACCGCTCCGGAGCTTGAGGAGATACCCCAGCAGGCGTTCATCGCCGCGTTCCGCAAGTCATCGGTATGACGAAATACTCCTATTATCCTGGCTGCACGCTCTACACCAAGGCGCGCAGCTTGGACCTCTGTGCGCGCAAGGCGGCCGAGAGGGTCGGGTTCGAACTTGTCGAGATGCCATCCTGGAACTGCTGCGGGGCCATCTACAACGCCACGAGCGACGACCTTGCGGCTCAGGTAGGGCCGGTCAGGAACCTGGCCAAGGCCAGCCAGATGGGTGACAAATTGGTGACACTTTGCGCGGCCTGCCACAATGTTCTCAAGCGGGTGCAGAACCGATTGGACCAGCCGGGCAACGAGGTCGAGAGCGAGCGGCTCAAGACATTCGTGGATGAGAAGTTCGAGCATCCCGTCAAGGTGTTGCACTACCTCGAAGTCCTCAAGAACGACATCGGCTGGGACGCCATCAAGGCAAAGGTGATCAAGCCGCTGGCCAAGCTCAAGGTCGCCTCCTATTACGGGTGCCTGATGGTCAGGCCCAAGGAAGTGCTGGAGTTCGACGACCCGGAGAACCCGCAGGTGATGGACGACCTGATGCGCGTGCTCGGTGCCGAGCCCACGAGGTTCGACTTCAAGGCCGAGTGCTGCGGCGGGTATCTGGTCGTGAACCGCCGGGACGTCGCGAAGTCAGCATCGCAGAAGATACTGGACAACGCGAAGGCTTGGGGTGCGGAAGCGATTGTCACAACCTGCCCATTGTGCCAGTACAACCTCGACAAGCTGCGGGTGATGACCGACGGCGCCCTTCCTGTGTTCTACTTCACGCAGCTCCTTGGCATTGCCGTCGGGCTGACGCAGGATGAACTCGGGCTTGAGCACAACGCCGGCGACCCGGTTGGATTCCTGAAGGCAAAGTGTCTGCTCTAGAGGGAATGACGAATGCCGAATGACGAACGTCGAATGAGCGAACCCCGGACGGGCAACCCCCAATCGACAATCGAAAATCGGCAATCCAAGATCCCTCGTGTCGGCGTCTTCGTCTGCCACTGCGGCATCAACATTGCGGGTGTGGTCAAGATACCCGAGCTGCTGGAGCGGGCCGGCATCATGCCAGGCGTGGTCGTCACGAAGGACTACAAATACTGCTGTTCGGACCCAGGCCAGCAGATGATTCGGGATTCCATAAAGAATGACAAGCTGGACCGGGTCATCGTCGCCTGCTGCTCGCCGACCTTGCACGAGACGACTTTCCGCAACGCCTGCGGCGAGGCGGGGCTCAATCCTTACCTGTGTGAGATTGCCAACATCCGCGAGCAGTGCGCGTGGGTTACCGAGGACAAGGATGCGGCGACGACCAAGGCGTGCGGGATTGTCAGGACTGCGCTAACCAAAGTGGTCGAAGACCAGCCTCTCGATGCAATCACCGTTCCCATCAACAAGCGCGCACTCGTTATCGGCGCCGGTATCGCCGGCATCCAGTCGGCGCTCGACATCGCCAACGCCGGTTACGAGGTAGTTCTGGT
This window harbors:
- a CDS encoding 4Fe-4S dicluster domain-containing protein, translated to MATSSNSSELLRQIETLSGQAVADCYQCGCCTSGCPIGEAMDPPPSKAIRLLQLGKVGELLESGGIWLCASCLVCGTRCPRAVDYARIAEACRVLILRSKQSRVDPDTVTAPELEEIPQQAFIAAFRKSSV
- a CDS encoding class II glutamine amidotransferase; this translates as MLTAAAGRFQMDALAAAVRLAAGADCDSGGWGVAHCYGNRLETIRSAQPCAKDPDFGTLGEIRTDMALICMGGMTPASPRELRPYLRREAGRVWAFAHSGLIGCEDRLDTGGRITDSRDPSERYFLYLLNKLDDASPVESLSSALTALGEQDSLSFCLASAEMMLVGCWHGGGSDATGQLWTGEGELARYFSTKPLGSLPEVRWIAMPNHNVLAITRSRRELP
- a CDS encoding PilT/PilU family type 4a pilus ATPase, which encodes MTDEEFFDSLLAECIKRNASDLHLTVGRPPTLRIDGYLHPIEGCPVLTPDMTDSFKNIATKDLRHLRAQIDNGGGGDFALNFRNMARFRVAVYKQKGYFGMALRLIPRRILSFEELFSVPHLIPRIKNLLDRPHGLILVTGPTGMGKTTTQATFVDYILESPRHVLTIEDPIEFAHDHKNGLITQREVGVDVSSFREAVMKGLRSNPNVILVAEIRDLATSEATIWAAESGHLVIGTLHTTNAPETITRFIDIFPPEIRDQIRIQFSLSLLAVISQRLLLKAGGKGRVGCYEVMMATPAVRNLIRERKTEHLASAIQTSQAEGSISFDAYLAELYRAGKVTYETAIASAADPKGFRELVEFGQRTSNTPVRK
- a CDS encoding CoB--CoM heterodisulfide reductase iron-sulfur subunit B family protein, which gives rise to MTKYSYYPGCTLYTKARSLDLCARKAAERVGFELVEMPSWNCCGAIYNATSDDLAAQVGPVRNLAKASQMGDKLVTLCAACHNVLKRVQNRLDQPGNEVESERLKTFVDEKFEHPVKVLHYLEVLKNDIGWDAIKAKVIKPLAKLKVASYYGCLMVRPKEVLEFDDPENPQVMDDLMRVLGAEPTRFDFKAECCGGYLVVNRRDVAKSASQKILDNAKAWGAEAIVTTCPLCQYNLDKLRVMTDGALPVFYFTQLLGIAVGLTQDELGLEHNAGDPVGFLKAKCLL